Proteins co-encoded in one Maylandia zebra isolate NMK-2024a linkage group LG16, Mzebra_GT3a, whole genome shotgun sequence genomic window:
- the si:dkey-229b18.3 gene encoding uncharacterized protein si:dkey-229b18.3, whose product MACDCSHTNAQYENAETCCPSKPWSDGDRKQSRQKESAGCSSGRGSTARWSPNFEVIDGLLYRKKLERGFINYREVLNEDRRHEAISTFHIRRPGQRHLSLEETYKCVAENYWWEGMYFEIRDFVLSCPECQHNKKSEEPGGRGCVTKTVVSHSSDMLSKLRSQREAGLFCDITLRTSGRSFLAHRAVLAAVSDHFQEIFTEMDSSMKADIDLTGFSEDSLLSLLDFSYSSTLCVRREDLPEVIAMARHLGMWLAVEACSALIKEQEQQLHPNSAYAGSCRERHHHQRESKRKRVLGLENNVNAAFSLTLDASDESFEGSPSRNLRRMPKSQNGHPLSPSHRMKLMDFKSPSSKKASTPRNATSTPQSQSYSPVSPSNTRLLRSTPGAAKQVQRLLPMSETSQKNKKSHPISQLSCSSRLRPGMVCSPVRVKQEVEEVGEDEEDYARAQEKYKLMNVLGLQRTSLLPRPEDLIGWRQKKRLRKLKANNYSLTKRRKPRSPSPGLSYGDVTLAFPLCNPVNTHLLHKPAKTKPAAAASTEKITAKRPKTTRKRVPPSDRSMRSKGVLPDMFQPISRVAFGGRQLRQSVRKGDGSHLHSQQPLRRGSNKKLVRNKVRIKSEPAEYALSGLRFSSNNYCGHTPHKSLPSQKIQARNKVTVETVRTLRYNSSRPAAKAKLRRGSTKEAKKVRCNAREEGRKVGSQGLRGTMDTRPKVKENKPDGLQFSEQAPPPSIYDHPLYKVIKEEPAEPVPVGAFPDPPSPDLGKRQSKPPIKLLDSGFLFSFCRPAGGPMSGLKKEEESVDICLTRSVSQVGEKFEAEELPHRTLRARGPPILPVVKREREERKVTQVKGRRPRPNPRNTLPLARCARSKPAGTMPKQQGKLLALSSRSCAMLDAVRRARLKQLRGPRSQAPKVPKAAHACLQCSASYKDCDALIMHRLRHIEGKHWPCLLCSKTFFRLRNVRNHIRTHDPKLYKCRSCIAAGS is encoded by the exons atggcTTGTGACTGTTCTCACACCAACGCCCAATACGAAAACGCAGAGACGTGTTGCCCGTCCAAGCCCTGGTCGGATGGAGATAGAAAGCAATCCCGGCAGAAGGAGTCAGCGGGGTGCTCGAGTGGGCGTGGGTCCACCGCACGGTGGTCCCCCAACTTTGAGGTGATAGACGGGCTGCTGTATCGAAAGAAACTGGAAAGGGGCTTCATCAACTACCGGGAGGTTTTGAATGAGGACCGAAGACATGAGGCAATCTCCACTTTCCACATAAGGCGACCGGGCCAACGCCACCTCTCACTGGAAGAGACGTACAAATGCGTGGCTGAAAACTACTGGTGGGAAG GGATGTACTTTGAGATCAGAGACTTTGTCCTCAGCTGTCCAGAGTGTCAGCACAACAAGAAATCGGAG GAGCCGGGTGGCAGAGGATGTGTCACAAAGACAGTAGTGTCACACAGCTCCGACATGCTGAGCAAGCTGAGGAGTCAGCGTGAGGCAGGCCTGTTCTGTGACATTACCCTGCGGACGAGCGGGCGTTCCTTCTTAGCGCACAGAGCCGTCCTGGCAGCCGTCAGTGATCACTTTCAGGAGATCTTCACGGAAATGGACTCGAGCATGAAGGCAGACATAGATCTCACAG GTTTCAGTGAGGACAGCCTTCTCTCTCTGCTGGATTTCTCCTATTCCTCCACTCTGTGTGTTCGCCGTGAGGATCTACCTGAAGTCATTGCCATGGCCCGCCACCTGGGCATGTGGCTTGCAGTGGAAGCCTGCTCTGCCCTCATTAAAGAGCAGGAACAGCAACTTCATCCAAACTCAGCCTATGCTGGTTCGTGCCGTGAGCGTCATCACCACCAGAGGGAAAGCAAAAGGAAAAGGGTTTTGGGATTAGAGAACAATGTGAACGCTGCCTTCAGTCTAACACTGGATGCATCAGACGAGTCTTTTGAAGGAAGTCCCAGCCGCAATTTACGCAGAATGCCAAAATCCCAAAACGGCCACCCTCTAAGTCCCTCACACAGGATGAAGCTCATGGACTTTAAATCGCCCTCTTCAAAAAAGGCCTCCACACCTCGAAATGCCACATCTACCCCACAGTCACAGAGTTACTCACCCGTATCCCCATCGAACACCCGTCTGCTCCGCTCCACTCCTGGAGCTGCCAAGCAGGTTCAGAGATTGCTGCCAATGTCGGAGACctctcaaaaaaacaaaaaatctcatCCCATCTCCCAGCTTTCCTGCTCTTCTAGATTGAGACCTGGCATGGTGTGCAGCCCTGTGAGGGTTAAGCAGGAAGTTGAGGAGGTTggcgaggatgaagaggatTATGCCAGAGCACAGGAAAAGTACAAGTTGATGAATGTTCTGGGGTTACAAAGGACTTCTCTCCTCCCCAGACCAGAAGATCTTATTGGCTGGAGACAAAAGAAGCGACTAAGAAAGCTGAAGGCCAACAACTATTCACTCACCAAGCGCCGGAAACCCCGTTCACCGTCCCCAGGACTATCATATGGGGATGTGACTCTGGCGTTTCCCCTCTGCAACCCTGTTAACACTCACCTCCTCCATAAGCCTGCGAAGACCAAACCTGCTGCAGCAGCTAGCACAGAGAAGATTACAGCTAAGAGGCCAAAAACCACTCGGAAGCGTGTTCCTCCCAGTGACAGGAGCATGCGAAGTAAAGGGGTGTTACCTGACATGTTCCAGCCTATATCCAGGGTTGCCTTTGGGGGGAGGCAACTGAGACAATCCGTAAGGAAGGGTGACGGTTCCCACCTTCATTCTCAGCAGCCTCTGCGACGTGGCTCGAATAAAAAGCTAGTCAGAAACAAAGTCAGGATCAAATCAGAACCAGCTGAATACGCTCTCTCAGGTCTCCGATTTTCATCAAACAATTACTGCGGCCACACACCCCACAAATCTTTACCTTCACAGAAGATACAGGCTAGAAATAAGGTCACTGTTGAGACAGTCAGAACACTGCGATACAACAGCAGCCGTCCTGCAGCAAAGGCTAAACTCAGACGGGGCTCCACGAAGGAGGCGAAGAAGGTGAGGTGTAATGCCAGAGAAGAGGGAAGAAAGGTGGGAAGCCAGGGGCTGAGAGGGACCATGGACACTAGACCAAAAGTGAAGGAAAATAAACCTGATGGGCTCCAGTTTTCAGAGCAAGCACCTCCACCGTCCATCTACGACCACCCTCTTTATAAAGTCATCAAAGAGGAACCAGCAGAACCTGTGCCAGTTGGAGCTTTCCCTGATCCTCCCTCACCAGACCTGGGTAAACGCCAGAGCAAGCCCCCCATCAAGTTACTGGACTCTGGCTTTCTGTTTAGCTTCTGCCGGCCAGCAGGGGGGCCCATGTCCGGActgaagaaagaggaggagagtgTTGATATCTGCTTAACACGCTCTGTGTCACAAGTTGGAGAGAAATTTGAAGCAGAAGAGTTACCCCACAGGACTCTGAGAGCCAGAGGGCCACCCATCCTGCCGgtggtgaagagggagagagaggagaggaaagtgACCCAAGTTAAGGGCCGTAGACCCAGGCCCAACCCTCGAAACACTTTACCTCTAGCCAGGTGTGCTAGGTCAAAACCTGCAGGGACCATgccaaag CAACAAGGTAAGCTCCTCGCTCTGAGCAGTAGGAGCTGTGCCATGCTGGATGCTGTACGTCGGGCACGACTAAAGCAGCTCAGAGGGCCTCGTAGTCAGGCCCCTAAAGTTCCCAAAGCAGCCCACGCCTGTCTGCAGTGCTCAGCCTCCTACAAGGATTGTGATGCCCTAATTATGCATCGCCTTAGGCACATCGAGGGCAAGCACTGGCCATGTCTG ctctgcagtAAGACGTTCTTTCGACTAAGGAATGTACGGAATCACATCCGCACCCATGACCCCAAGTTGTATAAATGCCGGAGTTGCATTGCTGCTGGTTCATGA